The genomic interval AACCGACAACATCGGCTTTTACAATTACAGGCAGTGATTTTATTTCGCCTTCCGCAATTTTTGCACTGAGTTCGTCAATTGTAACTTTTGTAGATTTGCTAAGCTCTTTTTGACGATTATGCTCATAAATTTTCTTAGCATACTCTCTTGCTTCTTTATCGCTAGTAACACTAATTAAAGTTTCACCCGCTTCAGGAACTTCACTAAGTCCTACGATTACACCGCACTCTCCAGGTTTTATATCTTTTAATTTCTTTCCTTTGTCATCATTTATAACGCGCACTTTACCGTAAGCAACGCCTGCTACAACTGTATCTCCTACTCGCAACGTTCCGTTTTGTACGATTATAGTAGCTACCGGTCCGCGTCCTTTTTGCAAGGAACTTTCTATAATAGTAGCTTTTGCAGGTACATTTAAGCTCGCTTTTAATTCCAACAAATCGGCTTGAAGTAAAACAATTTCCAATAAATCCTCTATACCTTTTCCTGTTTTAGCTGAAATTTCTACAAATTCATATTTTCCGCCCCATTCGACAGGAATAATATCAAGCTCTGCCAAACCGCTTTTTACCATATCCGGATTTGCTGTCGGTTTGTCCATTTTATTTATAGCTATTATAATAGGAACTTTTGCAGCTTTCGCGTGATTTATCGCCTCTTTAGTTTGCGGTTTAACGCCATCATCCGCTGCAACCACTATAATAACGATATCTGTTACTTCGGCTCCTCTTGCGCGCATTGATGTAAAAGCTTCGTGTCCCGGAGTATCAATAAATGTGATTTTTCTGCCGTTTTTTTCTACCATATAGGCGCCTACATGTTGAGTAATTCCGCCTGCTTCGCCTCTAGCGATACGAGAATTTCTGATATAATCAAGTAGGCTTGTTTTTCCGTGATCGACGTGTCCCATAATAGTAATAACAGGAACTCTTTCCACTGCATTTTTATCATCTAAATTCTGTTCATCATAAACTTTTACGTAATTTAGTTTTGCATTTTCATCTACAATTTTTATATCTATATCAAACTCGGCTCCTAAAATTTCAATCGCGTCTTCGTCCAAAAAGTCATTTTTAGTAGTCATAAGCCCTAAAGCAAAAAGCTTTGATATTATTTCGCTAGGTTGTTTTTTTATCTTTTCCGCAAATTCATAAAGACGAATTTCTTTTGGAATTTCTATACTTTTTATGATTTCGTTATCGCTGTTTTTTACTGCTTTTTTATGCTTTTTACGAGCGCCTCTGGCAATAGAACCGTCATTTCCATAAACTTTATTTTGTGAGACTTTATAGATATTCGGTTGATCTTTTGTTTTTGTTTTTTGCTCGACTTGTATAGGTTTTAGGGTTAAATCCGGTAAAACTACCATATCTTCGTCATCATCTATACGAATATCCGCAAGTTCTCTGTCACTTGTAAGATCTATTTTTGTAGTATCCACTTTTTTAGATTGAACTTGTTTCTTCTCTTTTTTCTTCTCTTTTTTCTTTAGATTAGCATCAGCATTTGAAAAAATCGCATCAAGCCCTAAATTTATCTTTTGCGTTTTTGGAGCTTCAATTTTTTGAGTTTCCGTAGTTTGCAAATCTTTTTTCTTTTTAACTATTACAAGTCCGCGACGTTTTTTAAGACTTTCGCTCGCTAGAGTTTCCCCACGTGCAAACGCACTTTTTATTTTAGATTTTTTTTCAGGCATCACTTCTATTTTAGGCTCCGCTTCCTGTTTTTGTTCAATTTCTTCTTTTTTAGGTTCCGCTTTTATTTCGGGTTTTGAAATTTCAGGTTTTGCTTCCAAAATTTCATTATCAGGTTTTGAAATTTTACTTTCCACTTTCTTTTCTACTTTTTTTTCGGTTTTAGGTGCAGATTTTTTAGCAATCGGTTTTGTTTTTTTTGCCGCTTTACTATCGTCTTTTTTAACAGCCGTTTTTTTAACGGTATCTTTTTTAACAGTATCTTTTTTTACACTCTTTTTTGCGGTTTGTTTTTTCTCTGTCTTTTTAGGCAAAACTCCCGTTTGAATATAATCGTAAATAGCGCTCGCTTCTTCGTCACTTACGGAATTTGAGCCTGTTTTTATCCTTTTATAACCCATTTCTTGCGCTTTTGCGACTACTTCTTGTGAAGTATATCCAAGCTCATCTGCAATCTGACTAATCCTAACACCCATTTAAAAGTTTCTCCTTCAATGTTAAATCATCCAAATTTCTAAAATTTTCAAATTTAGAAACGATTTTTTTTATTTTATTTATATTTTTTCCCAAACACTCATCACAAATATAAAAGCTTCTGCCGAAACCGGCTTTATATCTAAAACGTTTTAAATCTTTTTGAAAAAAGCGGTTTTTACACATCACGCACATTCTAATCGGCTTATGGTGCTTATTCAAAAGCGAAACCACCGTTATCAAAATCCAAAATTTTAACCGTAAATTTTGGAAATTTAGCGCTTAAAATTTTAGCTAAATTTTTTGCGTCATCTTTATAAACTATATTTAAAAAACTTGATCCGGAACCTGAAAGCGAACTCATCAAAGCGCCGTTTTCATATGCAATTTTTCGAACTTCAAAAAGTTCCGGTAAATTTTGCATGCGAAGTTCTTCATGCATTACGTCAATACAACCGAATTTTAAATTTTTATAATCCTTTTTCACAAAGCAGCTTGTTAAAAACGCGGCATGTGAAAGATTGGTCACACACTCTTTAATTGTAAAATTTTTAGGCAGCATTGTACGCGATTTTCTCGTTTGCATTTGTTTATCCGGTATCACGACGACAGCTTTTATATCTTCACCGATTTCACTTTTTTGAGTAATGACCGAATTTTTATAAATCACGGAACTTACAAATCCGCCGAATGCAGCAGGTGCGATATTGTCCGGATGATTTTCATAAACCAAAGCCTCATTTAAAATTTTATTTTTATCAATTTTGATGCCACAAATTTTATAAGCCGAAGCAATAGCTCCTACAATTACAGCGGAACTGCTTCCAAGCCCACGAGAAAACGGAATGTTGTTTTCAAAAACAAAACGGAAATTCGGCAATTTCGTATCAAATTTTCTGGTAATTTCATTAAAAATCGAAATAAACATATTGTGCTTTTTAAGATTTAAATTTTGACTGCCTTCACCATTAAGAGATATGCAAAATATAGGCGATTCATTAATTGTAATGATATTAAACAGATTAAGACTAAGTCCAAGCGCATCAAAACCTGGACCAAGATTTGCACTGGTTGCCGGAACTTTTATAACCAAAATTTTCTCCTAAACCGCCGAAATGACATAATCTGGTATTGTATCATTACTTTTATTTACTTTCGATAAATTTTGCGGCAGTTTCAGCGCTGTGCTTTTAGCTTTTTTGAGCACGATATTACCGTTTTCGTATACAAAAGAAACGCTTTTATTTGCACTGATAGGTAAAAAATTATTTAATTCAAACCCGTTAATCGCTTTAAAAGGCAAATTTAATACGGTACTTAAAGTTTTTAAAATCACGTATGAAACTTTTATACCCATAAAGCTTCCCGGAGTATTTGCATAAATCAACTCTTTAATTTCATAACAATCTAAAATTTCATCCATTTTATCAATTAAAAAATCACTTGCTTTTTCGCCGGCACCACTTAAAATTTCACGCATTAAAATGCCGTTTTCATAAATACCGATCATTACAGGTGAATTTAAAGCCACCACTAAAATTTCTACTTGTTTGATTTTTTTACCTTATGCGAAAATTTTAGCATATTCGTGAGCTATTTGCTCATCTATGCTTACCATTTCATAATTTTTAGCGTCGGTCAAAATAGCCAAAGTTAATTTGTGATTTAAATCATGACTTGCGGCATAAGCTGTATAATCACCTAAAATAGGTGCTCCAAGAAGAGATAAATCGCCGATCGCATCTAAAATTTTATGACGGACAAATTCGTTTTCATATCTTAAACCATCCGGATTTAAAATTTTATTGTCATCGATTACAACGGCATTTTCCAAACTTCCGCCAAGAGCCAAATTCATAGAACGAAGCATTTGAACATCTTTTAAAAAACCGAACGTGCGTGCACGAGCAATTTCATCAACATAATTTTTTCTACTGAACTCAAATGCAAATTGTTGAGTGCCTATTATAGGATTTGAAAATTTAATTGTATAATCAAATTTCGGACTTTTGCTTGGGCTTACACGAACGAATTTTTCGCCCTCTTTAACTTCTACTTCGCGTTTTATTATAATAGCTTTTTTGCTTGCATCAAGATTTTTGATTCCGGCTTCATCAAGCATCATACAAAAACTGATTGAGCTTCCGTCCATTACAGGAATTTCATTTGCATCGACATTTATTCTTATATTATCAATTCCATAACCGTTTATTGCACTCAGTATATGCTCTACTGTAGATATATAGCCTTTTTGATTACCGATAACAGTCGCCATTTGAGTATTTACAACATTTTTCGGTTCCGCTTTGAAACTAATGCCAAGATCGCTTCTATAAAATATAATACCGGTATTTTCACTTGAAGGCTCTATCGTAAGTCTTATTGGCTCACCTTTATGAAGCCCTATACCAACGCTAGTTACCTTTTTTGCGATTGTTGTTTGTTTCAAAATTTTTCCTTACAAAAATACATTTTTTTATTTTAGCAAATTTTTCTTAATTTCGTATCATTTCTTTGGAATTTTCTAAAATGTCATATATATTTTCTTTCATCCATTTTTCATCCATCCACTCCTCAGGTCTAACTTCAACACCTTGAACCAAAACTCCAAAATGCAGATGATCTCCAAATGCAAAACCTGAGCTTCCTGTTTTACCTAAAATTTCGCCCGCTTTTATCTGAGTGCCTTCTGTAAAATTTGAAGCGGAACAATGCCCATAAATCGCATAAAGTCCAAAACCGTAATAAACACCGATATTTAATCCGTAAATTCCGTTTTCTCCGGAAAATACTACAACTCCGTCATTCGAGTTTATAATTTCAGCATTTGCAACACTTGCAAGATCAAGTCCTAAATGCCACGATTCACTGATTTGATTATCTTCCCATGAATAAATTCTATGATCTCCGAAACTTGCAACCGCAGCAGCGTTTTTTAGAGGATAAAAAGGCGAAATTTTAAAATTTGAAAGCTCCGTTTCCGGTACTTTTGAGCTGAAACTATAAATAAGTTCCTCATTTTTACCGCGAAGCGTTTCATTTACAAACTTAAATTTATCAACGCCTTTAAGCTCATCCGAATTTTGAGCGTAAGTATCGGCAAGATCGCTGACTTTACCATTTATAAAATTTTCATTCAATTTTATATTTGAAATTTTATAATTTCTATCTTGGTAAAAATATCTGATTCTGCTTACGCTTTCGTTGCCTGCAACATCAACCGCTACTATATCGGCGCTAAATTCATTCTGATTTGCAGGCCATGCGACCAACGAAGCGTAAAAGCCGTCTTTTATAAATTTTACGGGTATAAAATTTTTGCCGTAATTTGTTTTGATATAGACATCTTTAAGCATTTCGTCATTTGCTTTAAAAACAACGACAGCCGAGCCTCCTTTTGAAATTTTGTATGATTTTCCTATAACCTCGACAAACGGTTTTTTATTGTCTATTATTATTTTTGCGCGTTTTATGCTTGTATTTCCCATAGTAAAATTCCACTTGCTGTTGTCCGTTGCTTTGATTTCAATCTCATAATTCGCATTTTTATTTACCATCATACCTTTTGGAAATGTAAGTTCAAATCGTTGCTCCGGTGCTATTACAGTAAAATTTTCATTATAAATTGTTGTTTTGTTATTGCCGTCATAAAGTGAAATTTCTACAAATTTTATGCCGCTGTCATCTTTTATATAAACAGGAAGAGGTGTTTTCAAATTTGAATAAATTATGTCTTCAATCTCTATTTTAGGAGCATTTCGTTCAAAAAGTTTAGAATTTAAAAACATATAAATACCAAAAACCAAACAAACTAAAATCACGAAATAAAATAAAATTTTAAATTTTCCTCGTCTCATCCGTTTCCTTTTTTTAAATTTTTAAAAATCAATGTTATTAAAATGCTGTAAATTTCAAGTAAATTTTACAAAATTTCACGTAATTTACGCGCTTCGAACATCCACTTGCTAAGTTCATCCCACTCGTCGTTTTCAAGCATTTTTACGCATTTATCAAGCTCAATTTTGAAAGCGTCTATGGAATTTAAAATGTTGTTTTTATTCTGTTTGAAAATATCTACCCACATTTCAGGACTTGATTTGGCGATTCTGCTCATTCCGGTAAAACTTCCGCCTGCAAGATTTATTATATTTCTTTTATTCTCCTCTTTCAGAACGCTGTTTACAAGCGAATAGCTGATTGCGTGCGGTAAATGAGATATTATTGCAACGTGATGATCGTGGCTTGCCGCATCCATAAAAACTATTTTCATACCTGCAAAACTGAAAATTTCGACCGCTCTTTTTATATGAACCTCATCTGCGCTTTTGTCATCGCAAATAACTACAACAGCGCCATTTAAAAGCTCTTTGAAAGCGGCTTTCGGGCCTGAGTTTTCGGTTCCTGCCATCGGGTGAGCGGCGATGAAATTAGATCTGATTTCGGCAGGACAGCTTTGCAAAATTTTAAACTTGGCACTTCCAAGATCGATAATCGTCGTATCTTTTTTTATATCTTTTAAATTATTAAGCGTAGAAATTATCGCTTCTACCGGAATTGCAAGAAATATAACATCACATTTTTGTTTAATTTCATCAAACGATAAAATTTCATTAACCAAACCTAAATCAAGAGCTGTTTTTTCATTTTCTTTGCTTAAATCGTAACCGTAAACTCTATCTATTAATTTCATATCTTTTAGACAAAGCCCCAAAGAACCGCCAATTAAGCCAAGCCCGATAATACCAACTTTCATTTTTTTACCCTTGATTACCAAATTTTAATTTTTGTGTGGTATTATACGAAGTTTATTTTATTTTTAGGTTAATAAATGAAAAAAATTGCTATTTTGTCACTAAATTTAATTTCATTTGCAGCTGCTGCAAATATCGGCTCAGTAAATTTTGAAGGTCTGAACTATCTCTCAGACCAAGTAGCTATGGATATTTCAGGAATTCATCCAGGTATGGACGCAAATGCTGAAAATATAAACGAAGCTATCGTAAGACTTTTTTCACAAGGATATTTTGAGGACGTTTATGTAAAGCAGACCGGCAATGCTTTAACTTTCGTCGTAAAAGAAAAACCGAGTATTTCTAAAATCGATATAGAAAATGTCGTAACTAACGATAAAGACGCTATAAAAGGATTGATAGGAATAAAAGCCGGACAAATGTATGATGAAATAGCTATTTCAAGGGCAAAAGCCAGAATAAAACAATTTTATGAAGTAAAGGGCTTTTTTGATACGGTTGTAGAAGAAAAAGTTGAAAATTTAAATGATGAAAAAAGCTCCGTTCATATTACTTTGAATATAAATCGCGGAGAAAACATCATAATAAAAAAAGTAAATCTGATAGGAGCTGAAAAATTCGATTACGGCGATTTTGAACCTGTTATTGAAAATAAACAAAGAGAGCTTCTTGGCTGGATGTGGGGATTTAATGACGGAAAAACAAAAACCTTCGAACTTCCGAACGATGCAAATAAAATCCGCGAAGAATACTACAAAAAAGGTTATCTTGACGCCAGCGTTTCAGAACCGATTTTAAAAGCCGATATGAATGATTACAGCGCGGATATTACATATTATATAAGTGAAGGAAACCGCTATAAAGTAGGCAAAATAGATATTCAATACCCGGAAAACGTAAATCTTGATAAAGAAAAAGTAATAAAAAATTTAAAGCTTCAAAGCGGTGATAAAATGAATGCCGCATGGCTTAGAAAAGATATGGGAACATTGGAAGATCTTGTAGCCGATCAAGGTTTTGCTTATGTTAGAATTTTGCCGAAAACAAAACAGGATAAAGAAAATAGTATAGTTGATATAAATTATATAGTAATTCCTGAGGAAAAAGTATATATACGAAATGTCACGATTTCAGGTAACGACAAAACGGAAGACCGCGTAATTCGTCGTGAAATGTATCTTACCGAAGGAAATTTATACAGCAAAACGGACTTTATAGATTCTAAAAATGCCCTAAAAAGAACAGGATACTTTGATGAAGTCGATATAAAAGAAACGCGTGTCGGAGCAGATCAGATAGATCTTGAAGTCGTAGTAAAAGAAGCCCCTACAGGAAGCGTAACAGGCGGTATAGGATATGGAAGTAACGACGGCCTTTTATTAAGCGCAGGAGTAAGTGAAAAAAACATTTTCGGAACAGGATTGCAAGGCTCTATAAATGTAGATAAAAGCGATGATGCGTTAAATGGCAGAATTTCACTTACAAATCCTAGAGTTTTTGACAGCAAATACAGCCTTGGCGGAATGATTTTTGCAAGTGACTATGACTGGGATGATTACGATGAGAAAGATTACGGATTTTCTCTCACAGCAGGTCGCAAACTGGGACGCTACACTAACGCAAGTCTTACTTATTCGTTTACAAAATCAAAAATAAACGGACTTGATGCATTTTATAAAGCGGCCGGTTATATGGATGGCGATCATACCAAAAGCTCAATAATACCTGCAATTTCATTTAACAATACAGATGATTATTTTATACCGAGAAGTGGCATAATAGCAGGCGCAAGCATGGAATTTGCAGGTCTTGGCGGCGATATCGACTATATGAAAGCAAGAGGAAATTTTAACTGGTATTATGGACTAAGAGACTATATCGATTGGGATTTAATTTTTAGATATAAAGCAAATGCAGGATATATGTGGAATACGGACGATGATTTGCCGATAAATGAAAAACTTTTTCTTGGAGGTATGAAAAGCATAAGAGGATACAGCAACAGAAGCGTTCCTAAAAAAAGAATTTGCCTTTATGGTCGTGGCTGCGAATTAATCGGATACGGCGGTTTAATGAGTTTTAATAACTCGGCTGAACTAAGTTTTCCGCTTATTGAAAGACTTAAAATGAGACTTATAGGATTTTTTGATTACGGCACAATAGGAGATGATAGCTTCACGGAAGAATACAGATACAGCACAGGTGCCGGCATAGAATGGATGACACCGATTGGACCTCTTCAATTATACTTCGTAAAACCTCTAAACGAAAAAGACGGAGACGATACAAACAGCTTTGAATTCAGTATAGGACATAGTTTTAACTAAAACTTTTGTACGGTGAAATTTTGTGATTTAAAATTTCACCGTTTTTATTTTTAATTGCAAAATTTTATAAATCCGTAAAATGAATTGCGATTTTTTATAAAATTTACAAAATTTAGCGCGCGAAGTAAAAATTTATATCTTATAAATTCATGCGATTTATAAATATTAAAAAGCACATTAAATAGAATTCGATTTATATGTTTTAAAAAAAATTTGCGTTATAAAATTTACGTATATTTTACTGAAAACATATCAATTAATAAAATTTTCCAAAAATCTCTGCTTAAAATTTTATGATTTTACTTCCGAAACCGCCTTCATTTGGTGATGCATCTTTAAATTCCTTAACGCTCGGATGAGATTTTAAAAACTTACTGACCGCGTAAGCCAGTTTTCCGGTGCCGATTCCATGTTTTACAATAATTTCGTCAAGTCCTAACACTAAAGATTGAGAGATAAATCTGTCAAGACGCTCGATTGCTTCATCTGCGCGAAGTCCGTGCAAATCAAGTACTACGCTCGCATTTTGCGGACTTTGAATGCTGATTTGCACACTTTTCTTATCTTTTTGCGGTTTTACACTTCGTTTTAAATCGCCTAACGGTACGCGAAGTTTTATTCCTTCGCTTAGAATTGTAGCTTCACGTCCTTTTATGGAAACAATTTCGCCTTTTACATTTCCAAATTTTGCCCATTCACCGACTTCTAAATTTTCATCTGCGTTTTCAAATTTTGGAATTTTTATATTTTTTTTCATTTCGTTTGCCGTATTTATGGCTCTTTGCCTATCTTTTTGGTTTTCAAACGTAATTGATTTTTTCGCCATATTTATGGCGTTGTAAAATTCCAACTGAAATTTTGAAACATCAGCCTTGAAAATTTCATCGTTTTTTTCTTTTTGATCTTTTAAATTTTCGATTAAAGCGTCAAGTTTTTGCTCTTTTTTCTGAACTGTTTCAAGCTCGGTTTTAAGATTAAGTTCCAAATTTAAAGCTTTTGAAATTGCTTCATTTAAATTTTCCTTATCGACACCGTAAGTTTTTTTGGCTTCAATAACTAAATTTTGCGGAATTCCATATCGTAATGCGGTTTCAAACGCATAACTTTTACCGACTATACCTTTTAAAAATTCATATTTCGGACGGCTGTTTTTTTCATCGTAAAGTGCCGCTATCAATTCTACGCTTGATTCTTTTGAAAGTAACATTGCAAGGCGTTTGTGATGAGTTGTTATAACCATTTTTATATCGTTTTTCATAAGATTTTTTATCAATACGCTATAAAGACTGGCTGCCTCTTCAAAATCTGTACCAAGTTCGATTTCATCGACTC from Campylobacter hominis ATCC BAA-381 carries:
- the infB gene encoding translation initiation factor IF-2, producing MGVRISQIADELGYTSQEVVAKAQEMGYKRIKTGSNSVSDEEASAIYDYIQTGVLPKKTEKKQTAKKSVKKDTVKKDTVKKTAVKKDDSKAAKKTKPIAKKSAPKTEKKVEKKVESKISKPDNEILEAKPEISKPEIKAEPKKEEIEQKQEAEPKIEVMPEKKSKIKSAFARGETLASESLKKRRGLVIVKKKKDLQTTETQKIEAPKTQKINLGLDAIFSNADANLKKKEKKKEKKQVQSKKVDTTKIDLTSDRELADIRIDDDEDMVVLPDLTLKPIQVEQKTKTKDQPNIYKVSQNKVYGNDGSIARGARKKHKKAVKNSDNEIIKSIEIPKEIRLYEFAEKIKKQPSEIISKLFALGLMTTKNDFLDEDAIEILGAEFDIDIKIVDENAKLNYVKVYDEQNLDDKNAVERVPVITIMGHVDHGKTSLLDYIRNSRIARGEAGGITQHVGAYMVEKNGRKITFIDTPGHEAFTSMRARGAEVTDIVIIVVAADDGVKPQTKEAINHAKAAKVPIIIAINKMDKPTANPDMVKSGLAELDIIPVEWGGKYEFVEISAKTGKGIEDLLEIVLLQADLLELKASLNVPAKATIIESSLQKGRGPVATIIVQNGTLRVGDTVVAGVAYGKVRVINDDKGKKLKDIKPGECGVIVGLSEVPEAGETLISVTSDKEAREYAKKIYEHNRQKELSKSTKVTIDELSAKIAEGEIKSLPVIVKADVVGSLEAVKSSLEKLRNDEVRVDIIHSGVGGITQNDVGLASASENCIILGFNIRPTGEVKELAKERGVNIKTYNVIYNLIDDVKAVLGGLMSPIISEIEIGQAEIRQVINVPKIGQIAGCMVTDGSIQRGAKIRVIREGVIKFEGNVSSLKRFKDDVKEVAKGFECGVGIEGYNDMQVGDFIESFKEKEEIASL
- a CDS encoding YlxR family protein, with translation MNKHHKPIRMCVMCKNRFFQKDLKRFRYKAGFGRSFYICDECLGKNINKIKKIVSKFENFRNLDDLTLKEKLLNGC
- the thrB gene encoding homoserine kinase, translating into MVIKVPATSANLGPGFDALGLSLNLFNIITINESPIFCISLNGEGSQNLNLKKHNMFISIFNEITRKFDTKLPNFRFVFENNIPFSRGLGSSSAVIVGAIASAYKICGIKIDKNKILNEALVYENHPDNIAPAAFGGFVSSVIYKNSVITQKSEIGEDIKAVVVIPDKQMQTRKSRTMLPKNFTIKECVTNLSHAAFLTSCFVKKDYKNLKFGCIDVMHEELRMQNLPELFEVRKIAYENGALMSSLSGSGSSFLNIVYKDDAKNLAKILSAKFPKFTVKILDFDNGGFAFE
- a CDS encoding glycoprotease, with protein sequence MVALNSPVMIGIYENGILMREILSGAGEKASDFLIDKMDEILDCYEIKELIYANTPGSFMGIKVSYVILKTLSTVLNLPFKAINGFELNNFLPISANKSVSFVYENGNIVLKKAKSTALKLPQNLSKVNKSNDTIPDYVISAV
- the lpxC gene encoding UDP-3-O-acyl-N-acetylglucosamine deacetylase encodes the protein MKQTTIAKKVTSVGIGLHKGEPIRLTIEPSSENTGIIFYRSDLGISFKAEPKNVVNTQMATVIGNQKGYISTVEHILSAINGYGIDNIRINVDANEIPVMDGSSISFCMMLDEAGIKNLDASKKAIIIKREVEVKEGEKFVRVSPSKSPKFDYTIKFSNPIIGTQQFAFEFSRKNYVDEIARARTFGFLKDVQMLRSMNLALGGSLENAVVIDDNKILNPDGLRYENEFVRHKILDAIGDLSLLGAPILGDYTAYAASHDLNHKLTLAILTDAKNYEMVSIDEQIAHEYAKIFA
- the pgp6 gene encoding peptidoglycan metallopeptidase Pgp6, yielding MRRGKFKILFYFVILVCLVFGIYMFLNSKLFERNAPKIEIEDIIYSNLKTPLPVYIKDDSGIKFVEISLYDGNNKTTIYNENFTVIAPEQRFELTFPKGMMVNKNANYEIEIKATDNSKWNFTMGNTSIKRAKIIIDNKKPFVEVIGKSYKISKGGSAVVVFKANDEMLKDVYIKTNYGKNFIPVKFIKDGFYASLVAWPANQNEFSADIVAVDVAGNESVSRIRYFYQDRNYKISNIKLNENFINGKVSDLADTYAQNSDELKGVDKFKFVNETLRGKNEELIYSFSSKVPETELSNFKISPFYPLKNAAAVASFGDHRIYSWEDNQISESWHLGLDLASVANAEIINSNDGVVVFSGENGIYGLNIGVYYGFGLYAIYGHCSASNFTEGTQIKAGEILGKTGSSGFAFGDHLHFGVLVQGVEVRPEEWMDEKWMKENIYDILENSKEMIRN
- a CDS encoding prephenate dehydrogenase, with translation MKVGIIGLGLIGGSLGLCLKDMKLIDRVYGYDLSKENEKTALDLGLVNEILSFDEIKQKCDVIFLAIPVEAIISTLNNLKDIKKDTTIIDLGSAKFKILQSCPAEIRSNFIAAHPMAGTENSGPKAAFKELLNGAVVVICDDKSADEVHIKRAVEIFSFAGMKIVFMDAASHDHHVAIISHLPHAISYSLVNSVLKEENKRNIINLAGGSFTGMSRIAKSSPEMWVDIFKQNKNNILNSIDAFKIELDKCVKMLENDEWDELSKWMFEARKLREIL
- the bamA gene encoding outer membrane protein assembly factor BamA, whose protein sequence is MKKIAILSLNLISFAAAANIGSVNFEGLNYLSDQVAMDISGIHPGMDANAENINEAIVRLFSQGYFEDVYVKQTGNALTFVVKEKPSISKIDIENVVTNDKDAIKGLIGIKAGQMYDEIAISRAKARIKQFYEVKGFFDTVVEEKVENLNDEKSSVHITLNINRGENIIIKKVNLIGAEKFDYGDFEPVIENKQRELLGWMWGFNDGKTKTFELPNDANKIREEYYKKGYLDASVSEPILKADMNDYSADITYYISEGNRYKVGKIDIQYPENVNLDKEKVIKNLKLQSGDKMNAAWLRKDMGTLEDLVADQGFAYVRILPKTKQDKENSIVDINYIVIPEEKVYIRNVTISGNDKTEDRVIRREMYLTEGNLYSKTDFIDSKNALKRTGYFDEVDIKETRVGADQIDLEVVVKEAPTGSVTGGIGYGSNDGLLLSAGVSEKNIFGTGLQGSINVDKSDDALNGRISLTNPRVFDSKYSLGGMIFASDYDWDDYDEKDYGFSLTAGRKLGRYTNASLTYSFTKSKINGLDAFYKAAGYMDGDHTKSSIIPAISFNNTDDYFIPRSGIIAGASMEFAGLGGDIDYMKARGNFNWYYGLRDYIDWDLIFRYKANAGYMWNTDDDLPINEKLFLGGMKSIRGYSNRSVPKKRICLYGRGCELIGYGGLMSFNNSAELSFPLIERLKMRLIGFFDYGTIGDDSFTEEYRYSTGAGIEWMTPIGPLQLYFVKPLNEKDGDDTNSFEFSIGHSFN